From Panthera uncia isolate 11264 chromosome E1, Puncia_PCG_1.0, whole genome shotgun sequence, one genomic window encodes:
- the KCNJ2 gene encoding inward rectifier potassium channel 2 has translation MGSVRTNRYSIVSSEEDGMKLATMAVANGFGNGKSKVHTRQQCRSRFVKKDGHCNVQFINVGEKGQRYLADIFTTCVDIRWRWMLVIFCLAFVLSWLFFGCVFWLIALLHGDLDASKESKACVSEVNSFTAAFLFSIETQTTIGYGFRCVTDECPIAVFMVVFQSIVGCIIDAFIIGAVMAKMAKPKKRNETLVFSHNAVIAMRDGKLCLMWRVGNLRKSHLVEAHVRAQLLKSRITSEGEYIPLDQIDINVGFDSGIDRIFLVSPITIVHEIDEDSPLYDLSKQDIDNADFEIVVILEGMVEATAMTTQCRSSYLANEILWGHRYEPVLFEEKHYYKVDYSRFHKTYEVPNTPLCSARDLAEKKYILSNANSFCYENEVALTSKEEDDSENGVPESTSTDTPPDIDLHNQASVPLEPRPLRRESEI, from the coding sequence ATGGGCAGTGTGCGAACCAACCGCTACAGCATTGTCTCTTCGGAAGAAGACGGGATGAAGTTGGCCACCATGGCGGTTGCAAATGGCTTTGGGAATGGGAAGAGTAAAGTCCATACTCGACAACAGTGCAGGAGCCGCTTTGTGAAGAAAGACGGCCACTGTAATGTTCAGTTCATCAATGTGGGTGAGAAGGGACAACGGTACCTTGCAGATATCTTTACCACATGTGTGGACATTCGCTGGAGATGGATGCTGGTTATCTTCTGTCTGGCTTTCGTTCTCTCGTGGCTGTTTTTTGGCTGCGTGTTTTGGTTGATAGCTTTGCTCCATGGGGACCTGGATGCATCTAAAGAGAGCAAAGCTTGTGTGTCGGAGGTCAACAGCTTCACAgctgccttcctcttctccatcGAGACCCAGACAACCATCGGCTATGGCTTCAGGTGTGTCACGGACGAATGCCCAATTGCGGTTTTTATGGTGGTGTTCCAGTCCATTGTGGGCTGCATCATCGATGCGTTTATCATTGGCGCAGTCATGGCAAAGATGGCAAAGCCAAAGAAGAGAAACGAGACTCTTGTCTTCAGTCACAATGCCGTGATCGCCATGAGAGACGGCAAACTGTGTTTGATGTGGCGGGTGGGCAATCTTCGGAAAAGCCATTTGGTGGAAGCTCACGTGAGAGCACAGCTGCTCAAATCCAGAATCACTTCTGAAGGGGAGTACATCCCCCTGGATCAAATAGATATCAACGTTGGGTTTGACAGTGGAATTGATCGTATATTTCTGGTGTCCCCCATCACTATAGTCCATGAAATAGATGAAGATAGTCCTTTATATGATTTGAGTAAACAGGACATTGACAATGCAGACTTTGAAATTGTTGTGATACTGGAAGGCATGGTGGAAGCCACGGCCATGACAACACAGTGCCGTAGCTCATATCTGGCCAATGAAATCCTTTGGGGCCACCGCTATGAGCCTGTACTCTTTGAAGAGAAGCACTATTACAAAGTGGACTACTCAAGGTTCCACAAGACTTATGAAGTGCCCAATACTCCCCTTTGTAGTGCCAGAGACTtagcagaaaagaaatatatcCTCTCAAATGCTAATTCATTTTGCTATGAAAATGAAGTTGCCCTCACAAGCAAAGAGGAAGATGACAGTGAAAACGGAGTCCCGGAAAGCACTAGTACAGACACACCCCCTGACATAGACCTTCACAACCAGGCAAGTGTACCTCTAGAGCCCAGGCCCTTACGGCGAGAGTCGGAGATATGA